The Holophagaceae bacterium genome segment GCGCCCTGGCGGCCGTGATGCTCGCCACCCGGAAATTGGATTGGTACGGGATCTCCCAGAAAGGCGAAGTGGCCGGGTCCGAATGAACCCGTGTGAAAATCAGGTTCCGGCCCCCCCGGCCGGGACCTGGTCCATGAGGGGTCCCCATCTCGCCAAGCACGCCCAACGCCACCGGCCGCATCCATGCCCTGGACATCCTCCGTGGATTAATGGCGCTGGCGGTGGTGGTCTACCACACGTCCCTCTGGACGGAGCTGTTCGCCCCGGCGGGTGGCGCCACGACGATGCTGGCGAAGCTGGGCATCTACGGCGTGCAGGGATTTTTCGTCATCAGCGGCTTCTGCTTCTTCCACCTCTACGGTGGAACGGTGTTCGATGGCCCCGCGCTGCGGAGGTTCTTCCTGAAGCGGTGGATGCGGCTGGCGCCGCTGTTCTTCGTGGTGGTGGGCCTGAACCTGCTGTTCCATCAAAAAGCGGGGCCTGATCCGAACCTCCGGATGATCGCGGAGAATCTGACCCTGGCTTTCGGATTCTTCCATCCCAACCACGCGCTCGTGGTGGGCGGATGGTCCATCGGCGTGGAGGCGGTGTTCTATGCGGCCCTGCCCTCGCTCATCCTGGCCACCCGCGCGCACAAGGGCTTCCTCTACGTGTTCGCGGCGCTCCTGCTCTGGGCCTCGACGCCCTGGAGCCTCCGCTGGGTCCTGGAGGCCGAGCCCTGGAACCGATTCCATGCCTATGTCCAGGTGTCCAACCATGCCTTCCTGTTCCTGCTCGGCGGGATTCTGGCGCACCTGCGGTCCAGGACCGCCTTCCGCCTGAAACCCTTGCCCTTCGCGATCTTGCTGGCGGCGCTGGCCGCGATCACCTTTGGCCTGCACCGCGGCTTCTACGATCACTTCGACATCATGGCGGGGCCCGCCCGCTACCAGTTCTCGGCCCTATGCGTGGCGGTGGTGGGTTGTTTCGCCTTTGCCGACGTGAAGGAATCCAAGGGTGTCCATCCCTTCGTGGTGCTGGGGGATCTGAGCTATGGCACCTACCTGCTGCATCCGTTGGCCAACGCCCTGCTTCTGTGGCTGGGCATGGCCAAGCAGGGCTGGACGACCTTCGGCCTGGGCCTGGGCCTGACGCTGCTGCTGGCTTATGTTTCGTACCGCTTCCTCGAGAAGCCCGCCATGGCCCTGGCGCGAAAGTAAGCGGCTATCAGCTATGAGCTCATGGCTCATAGCTCATAGCTCATGGCTCATAGCTGATAGCTCAAAGCTCATAGCTCTTCCCCGATCCTTGGGATCGAACTAACATTCGATGATTGCTCATTGATAAGGATCCCCCATGACCACGGCCATGACCCTCGACTCCATTTTCCAGGACGCCAGCAAACGCATGAGCGTCTCCATCGAGACGCTGCGCAAGGAGATGGCCACCATCCGGACGGGCCGGGCCAATGCCAGCATCCTGGACACGCTCCAGGTGGAATACTACGGCACCCTTTGCCCCCTCAGCCAGGTAGCCAGCATCAGCGTGCCGGAGTCGTCCATGCTGGTGCTGCAGCCCTTCGACAAGACTTCGATCAAGGCCATCGAGACCGCGATCCTGAAAAGCGATCTGGGCTTGAACCCGGGCAATGACGGCAATGTGATCCGCCTGCCCATCCCGCCGCTCAACGAGGAGCGCCGGCGGGATCTGGTGAAGGTCGTCCATCGCCTGGCCGAGGAGATCAAGACCGCCATCCGCAACGTGCGCCGCGATGCCAACGACCATGTGAAGAAGCTCGAAAAGGACAAGGCCCCCGGCGTGAGCGAGGACACCGCCAAGAAGCTCGCCGACGAGATCCAGAAGCTCACGGATGCCCGCGTGAAGGAAGTGGACGAGGCCGTGAAGCACAAGGAAGCGGAGATCATGAAGGTGTGAGGGCTGAGGGTGTGGGTTGAGAGTCGAAAGTTTAAAAGTTGAAAGTTTAAAAGTTGAATAGTTAAAAAGTTGAAAGTCGAGAGTTGAGAAACGCGGGCCGAGGTTCGCATAGGCCTTGATTGAAATAATGGCGCAGAGGACCTCTGGAAAATCGAGGCCTTCAACGCTTCGACTTTTCGACTCTTCAACTTTTCGACTCTTCGACTCTTCGACTTTTCAACAATGGATTCCGTGCTTAAACCCCACCCATGGCCGCCCCCACCCTAGCCCTGCTCGCTCTCGCCTCCCTCGCCGCCGGTTTCATGGACGCGGTGGTGGGCGGCGGCGGGCTCATCACCATGCCAGCGCTGATGTTGGGGCTGCCCGCGGGCACGCCCTTGCCGACCATCCTAGGCACCAACAAGGTGCTGGCCTGCACGGGCACCACCATGGCGGCGGGGAAGTTCCTCCGGAGCGGCGTGATGCGCTGGCAGGACATGGCGGGGCCGGTCTTCGCCTCCATGCTCGGCGCCTGCGGCGGCGTGGCCCTGGCGTATTTTCTTCAAGGCCGGTTCGAAGCGCTGCTGCGCCCGGTGATGCTCGCGGTCATGGTGGCGATGCTGGCCTTCACCCTGCTGAAACCCGGACTCGGCCATCTCCACGCGCCGAAATTCGGCCTGGGCCATCAACGGGGGCTGGCCATGGCCATCGCGCTCTGCCTGGGCTTCTACGATGGCTTGTTCGGCCCGGGCACGGGGTCGGTGCTGATTTTCCTGTTCGTGGCGGTGCTGGGCTTTGATTTCCTCCGCTCCTCGGCGCTGGCGAAATCCGTGAACTGGGCCTCCAACATCACCGCCATGACCCTGTTCCTGTGGCACGGCAGCTGGATTCCCGTGGTGGCGCTGAGCATGGCGGTGGCCAACGGCGTCGGCGGCTACCTGGGGGCCCATGTGGCGCTGGAGAAGGGCAGTTCCTGGGTCCGGGCCATGTTCATCGCGGTGGTGTCGGCCTTGATATTGAGACTGGGCTGGCAGGTCTGGTTCGGATGAAGGTGGGTTAGGCTTAACGGGATGCCTTCTCCGCGCCCCACTCCATTCCTGCTGGATGTCCTGATCTCCGGCGCGAGGTTTTTCTATCTGCTCTGGGGCGGCATGCTCCTGACGACGCTTTCTCTCTACAACCGCCTGCGCCCGCCAGCCTTCCTGTGGAGGTGGCCGGATGTGGCGCGTTTCTTCACGGGCTCCTGGGGGCGCGGGTTCTGCCTGGGCCTGGGCCTCGTCATGGCCGTCGCCGCGCTGCTGGAGGTGTGGACCCTGGTGGACAAGCTGCTGGTGCGGTTCCTGGCGGATCCGCACCGGGAGCAGTGAGGGATCTCGAATTATGAAGGATGAGCGGGCAACGATGATGGACTCCCGGCGCTGGGCTGAAAGGCGATACCCATGAGGTCCTTCGAGGCCTATGTGGCGAACCGCTACCTGACCACGCGCAAGAAGGGCGCTTTCGTGCGCGTGATGGTGCGCTTCGCGCGCTGGGGCATCGCGGTGGGCGTGTTCGCCATGGTCATCACCCTCGCCCTCATGAATGGGTTCCGGGAAGAAATCCAGGCCAATCTGTTTTCCGCCACTTCGCACTTCAGCGTGTTCCACCTGGCGGGCGACATTCCGGACACCGCCGCCGCGTTGAAGGCGGTGCGCGGCACCAAGGGCGTGCGGGCCGCCAGCCCCATCCGCCGCGAGAAAGGGCTGCTCAGGCTGCCGGGCGTGGATGGACCGCCGGCGGCGGTGGCGGTCAACGCCATCGATCCGGGTTCAGCCCGCTCCACGTCGAGCCTCCTGGATTCCGTGAAGCCAATCCGCATCGAAGACCTCCGGGAAGGCGAAATCGTGCTGGGCCGCGAACTGGCCAACAACCTGCAGCTGCGCGTGGGGGACACGGTCGCCATCGCGACGCTGCGGCTGCAGTTGGGCCTGTCGGGCCTCCAGCCCAAGCTGCAGGCCTTCAAGGTCGCGGGCATCTTCCAGAGCCACATCAGCGAATACGACACCAACTGGGTCTTCGTGCACATCCTCGACGCCGAGCGGCTGGCCCGCACGGACCAGGCGGAGACGATCGAGGTCCGCGCCGCGGATACCGAAGCCATCGGGGAAGCCAAGGCTGCGGTGCTCGCTGCCCTGAACCAGGAGGGCCGGGGCGGGTTCATGACCACGGACCTGCGGGACACCAACAAGGCCCTCTTCGAGGCGCTGAAAGTCGAGAAGTGGATCTTCACGGCCATCCTGTCCCTCATCGTGCTGGTGGCAGCCTTCAACATCGTGGCGAGCCTCGTGCTGTTCGTGACCGAGAAGCGCCGCGACCTGGGCGTGCTGCTGTCCTTGGGCGCCACGCCGCGCCAGATCCGGCGCCTGTTCGAATGGCAGGGCCTGCGCATCGGCGCGGTGGGGACCCTGTGGGGCCTGGGCCTGAGCGTGCCCTTCTGCCTGGTGGCGGACCGCTACAAGCTCGTGAAGCTGCCTAGCGCGGTCTACGATTTCATCACCTACATACCCTTCCGCCTGCACCTTTCAGATTTGCTTTTCGTCACCATCTTTCCGCTGCTGGTGGCCTGGTTGGCGTCCCGCTATCCCGCCAGGCGCGCAGCAGCCTTGAATCCCGTCGACGCGCTGAGGGCCGAATGACGCTCGCGAACTCCTATCTTTTCCTCGATACCGAAACCGGGGGCCTGGACCCGCGGAGCCACAGCCTGCTGAGCCTGGGACTCGTGGTGGGCGATGCGTCCGGCGTGGCGGACAGCTCGGAGATCCTGATCCGGCACGAGCCCTACGTGGTCACGGGCGGCGGCATGAAGGTGAACCGCATCGACCTGGCCGCGCACCACGAGGCCGCCCTGCCGCCCGCGGAGGCCATGGACCGGGTGGATGAATTCCTGAACCGCCATTTCCCTGAAAGGATGAGAGTCACGCTCGTGGGCCACAACATCGCCTTCGACCAGGCCTTCCTTTCGGAATTCCTGCTCTCGACGGGCCGCGACCCCGAAGGGCGCTTCCACCACCGCATCGTGGACACCCACAGCATCGCCTCGGCCCTGCGGGACGCGGGCAAACTGGACCTCCAGCGCCTCAGCAGCGACAGCCTGTTCGAGCATTTCGGCATCCTGGTCCCCGCGGAAAAGCGGCACACGGCCCTGGGGGATTCGCTGGCCACTTTCCACCTGTACTGGAAACTGGTGGAGCTGTGCCGATGATCGGCCGGGCGCTCTCCGTCCAGGGCCTGAAGAAGGCCTATGCCGACGCGGAGCATCCGGTCTTCGACGGGTTCTCCCTGGAGGTCGAGGCGGGCTGCCTCTGCGCGCTGGTGGGCGTGAGCGGCGTGGGGAAGACGACCCTGCTGAACTGCGTGGCGGGCCTGGACCGCTGGGAGGGCGGCAGCATCCGCATCGGCGGAACCCCGGTCCCGGAATCCGCCGGGGACCGCTCGCTGTACCGCCGGGAGCATGTGGGCCTGGCCTTCCAGCAGCCCCATCTGCTGCCGGAATTCACCGTCCGCGAGAACCTGGAAATGCCCTTCCGCATCGAGGGCGCGCTCACGGCGGGCCGTGAGGAGTGGATCCTGGAATTGCTTGAGATGGTGGGCATCCTCCATCTTTCCGAACGCCTCCCCAACCAGCTCAGCAGCGGGCAGGCGGCGCGGGTGGGCCTGGCCCGGGCGCTGGTGCGCAGGCCTTCCCTTTGGCTGCTGGACGAGCCCACGGGGAACCTGGATCCCGAAACGGCGGATGAGGCCTTCGCCTTGCTCCTGAAGCTCCATCGGGAGCTGCGCCCCACCACGCTCCTAGTCACCCACAACCCGGATCTGGCGGACCGCTGCGAACGGACGGTGCGGCTAGGGGGCCATTGAACAAAATGTAACCGTAGGGCCACGTCTGCCACGAAGGACCACACATAGATACCTTCGTGCCTTGTTCGTGTTCGTTCGTGGCCGGTCTTTTACTGGACTACTTGGCCTTCTTGCGCTTCTTGGCCGGAGCCTTTGCGGGGACAGGCTTGGCGGCTTCCGGTTCATGGAAGAATCCCACCAGCTGCAGATTCAATTCCACGGTGTCCTTGAGGCCGATCTTCGCGGCGATGCTGCCGGAACCGACGCCCCAGTTATTGCGGTCGATCTTGAGGCTGCCCTCGTAGCTCCAGGTGTCCGCGCCGGCGCCGTTCTTGCCGAAGGAGGGCTCGAAGGGGATGGTCAGCTCCTGCTTCACGCCGTGCATGTCCAGGGTGCCTTGCACCATCACCTGGCTGCCCTGCTTCCAGACCTTGGAGGACGTGAACAGGATCTTGGGGTACTTGGCGGCATCGAAGAAATCCGGTGACTTCAGATGCCCGTCCCGGCTCTTGTTCTCGGTGTTGATGGAGGCCACGTCGATTTCGAGCCTCACCTTCGCGTTCTCCAGGGTGTCCGGATCGCCGCTGATGTCCGTGGCGTATTTCCCGAAACTGCCTTCCACCTTGAAAAGGGTCTTGGCGCTGAAGCCGATGCGCGAATGGATGGTGTCCGGCGTGAAAGTCCTGTCCCCGGCGGTCAGGGCGAGGGACGGGGCGATCAGCAACAGCGCGGCGAGGACGATCGGGGTTCGGGACACAGGGCCTCCAAAGGGCAATGGGATTGGGATGGCCCGAGGCTATGTGTTGTGACACGTTTTTCAGGGGCCGGGTTCGGAGACGGGCGCCTTCGCCGCGCGGCGGCTTTCGATGAAATCGTTCAGGATGACAGCCGCCGCCGCCGCATCGAGCCTGGCTTTGCGGTCTTTGGGTTTCACGCCCCGCTGCGCCAGGAGCCTTTCGGCCTCCATGGAGCTCAAGTGCTCATCGCCGAAGCGCAGGGGCAGGCCCGTGAGCGAAGCCAACGCAGCGCCAAAACTCCTGGCCAGAGGAGCCGTCGCGCTCTCGGCGCCATCCTTGTGCCGCGGAAGACCCACCAGCAGGGCCTGGACTCCTTCCTCCCGGCACAGCCGCGCGAGTTTCCGCAGGGTGGCATCGCCTTCCTGGGGCCACACCTCGAAGGGGGAGGCGAGGATCTCCAGCTCGTCCGAAAAGGCGATGCCGATCCGCTTGGTGCCGTGGTCCAGGGCCATCCATCTCATTCTGCGATCATACTTGAACCGATGAGCCGCGCCCTTCCCGACGAGCTGCTGAAGCTCCCCCACCGCACCGATGTGCCCTTCCCCAGGCTCACCACGCTGGGCGTCGGCGGCCTTTGCCGTTGGCTGTTCGAGCCCACTACCGAGGGCGAAGCCCAGACCTTCGTCCGCGCCTGCGCCCGCGAAAACATCCCCTACCGCGTGCTGGGCGGCGGATCCAATCTCGTGGTCCTGGGCGATATCGGGATGCCGGTGTTGCGGCTGCGCTTTCCGGCGGAGCTGAAGCGGGAAGGCCTGAAACTCACGGCCCCAGCCAGCTTCGGCCACATCCGGATGGCCCAGGGCGCCGCCCAGGAAGGCCTCAGCGGCATGGAATACGCCAGCGGAATCCCCGGCACCACCGGCGGCGCCCTGCGCATGAATGCGGGCGCCTACGGCCGGGAGCTGGTGGACATCCTGGACACCTTCCGGTTCCTCACGCCCGAGGGCGAACTGGTGGAGAAGCGTCCCGACCCCGGCGAATTCAGGTACCGCTGGAGCTTCCTGTCCGGCGGCCATGTGGGGCTCGCCTACACCGTGAAATTGGCGGAAGGGGACCGCGACCGCATCCAGGCCCAGGTGCTGGAGAACATGGGCAAGCGCGGCAGCAGCCAGCCTTTGACCAAGCGCAACGCGGGCTGCATCTTCAAGAATCCGTCCGGAGCCAGCGCAGGGCGCCTCATCGACCAGGCTGGCTTGAAAGGATTCCGGATCGGGGATGCGGAAGTCAGCCCGGAACACGCCAATTTCCTCATCAACCACGGCCACGCCACCGCCGCGGAATTCGCGGAGCTGATGGACGTGGTGCGGAGCAAGGTGAAGGAGCTGCACGGCATCGAATTGGAGCCCGAAGTGGAGATCTGGCGGGATGTCTGAAACTGTGGGCGATTTTCATTCCGATGCCGCCGCGATCTTCGACTTCTTGACTCCTCGACTCTCGACTTTTTGACTCTTCGACTTTTTGACTCTTCGACTTTTTGACTCTTCGACTTTTCGACTCCTCGACTTCTCGACTCCTCGACTCTTGACTCTCGACGCCGCTAGACTTCATCCCAATGGCCTACCCCAACCACCTCCACGCGCATCGCCCCTGGCTCCCCTTCGCCAAGGCGGGCATCGTGCTGGTCGTGGTGGGCCTGGTGGCCTTCGGCCTCCTGGAAGTGGCGCAGCGCTACTTCGGATTGCAGAAGCTCACCATCGAACAGGTGAGCGTCAGCGGTTGCCGCGGCGACCGCCAGGCCAGGATCCTGGGCATCGTGGAGCCCATGACCCTGGGCAAGCCGCTGTTCTGGTTCGACGCGGACAAGCTGAGGACCAAGGTGGAGTCGGAACGGTGGGTGAAGGGCCTGATCATCCGCCGGGACCCGCCGGACCGCCTGAGCCTGGTCATCGAGGAGCGCAAGCCCCTGCTCTGGCTGGTGAAATCCTCCGGCGTCTTCCTCCTGTCCGATGATGGTGTGGTGCTGGACCGGATTAATGATGCGAATTCGACTCCTATTCCGGTGATTTACGATCCTTCGAGCCAGACCGACGAGAACCTCGTGAAGCTCATCCGCGCTGCGTCCGAGCTGCGGGACAAGCAGGCCGGTTTCTTCGGCCGGCTCACCGAACTGCGTTGGGCGGAACGCGGGCCCATTGCCTACATCGAGGGGCTCTCCGCCCCGCTTTACCTATCCAAAGTCGACATCCAGAAGAATATCCCCAATTTTCAGGGACTATTCCTGGACCAGTTGGCCAAAAGTCCGAATCTTTCGAAACTCCGGTACGTGGATCTGAGATGGGACGACGAGATCGCCGTGGGGGAGCCCCAGGAAACGGCCCCGCCCGCCCAGAAGGCGCTGCCCTAGAATCGAGGTTCCTCTTGGAACCACTGAAAAGAGGGTGATCCGGGCGATCTGCGGATTCCACGGAATTGCCCCGGGCCTGGTTCGGCCCCTGGTTTTATGGCCCTCGAGGTGCGGGCGGTAAAAGCCCGGCAACCGCACCTGGCGCAAAACCCCTTCGACCCTGTGGAACGCTCTGAAATGCGTGGAACACAAGATCCGTGTGATCAGAGGCCTTCCTAATCTCCTTTTCAATCGACAGCCTGCGCGCGGGTTTCCGTTCCCTGGCCATCGCAGGAATCAAAAAAATGCTCCATCCGGGTATTTTTTTCCGGCTGGCCCCTCCCGCAGGGCCGGACTGCGGCTATGCTTGGTTAACACAAGGGACAGTGCATGGTTCAACCTGCGGTACTTCTCGGACTCGATCTAGGTGCAAGCAAAGTCGTCTCAGTAATCGCAGTGCAGGATGAAAGCGGCGCCCTTCAAATCACGGGGGCGGCCCAGGCCAATGCCGAAGGCGGCATCCGCATGGGCGAGATCAACGACATGGAGCTCACCACGCGGGCCATCAACCGCGCGGTGGAGGAATCCATGCGTGCGGCCGGGCAGACCAAGCTGGAGGGCCTGCGCGTCTCCGTGGACGGGATCCAGTTCAAGGGCGAAAACCTGCGCGACTCCATCACGATCTCGAGCATGGACAAGATCATCACCGTTGCGGACCGGGACCGCGTGCTGGAGCAGGCTGCCAACGGCTGCAAGCTCGCGAAAGAGGAGACCGTCCTGCACCGCATCCCGCAAATGTTCCACATCAAAGGCCAGCGGGACATCCGCAACCCCGTGAACATGGTGGGCGAGACGCTCGAAGCGGAAGTGCGCATCATCGTCGCTCCCGGCTCGGTGCTGGGGAACATCAACCGCGCCCTCCAGCTTTCGGGCCTCCAGGGCGCCGACCTGCTCTATTCGCCCATGGCCTCCGCCGAGGCGGTGCTGACCCGCGAGGACAGCGAGAACGGCGCGGTGGTGGTGGACATCGGCGACGAGCTGACCCACCTCGGCGTATTCCTGCGCGGCGCGCTGTTCCACAGCGCGGTGATCCCCATCGGCGGCCGCCACTTCACCCGCGATCTCGAAATCACCAAGCACCTGGGCGGCATCAGCGTCGCGGAGCGCATCAAGCGGGTCTACGGCACGGCCCTGCCCACCCAGGTTCCTCCCGAAGAACACATCGAGCTGGAAGACGAGGGCCGCCAGGTCTCCCGCCGCGAACTGGCGGAAGTGCTGCATGCGAGGGCCGTGGAATTGCTCAACATGGTGCTCGCCGAGATCGGCCGCAGCGGCCTGATCCACGAGATCCACGGCGGCGTGCATCTCGTGGGCGGCGGCGCCCTGCTGCCGCACCTGCCCATCCTCGCCCAGAACATTCTCGGCCGCCCGCGGGTGGTGCTGGGCCGGGTCCACGGGCTCCAGGGCCTGCCCCAGGTGCTGTCCAATCCCCTCTACACCAACGCGCTGGGCGCCGTGAAAGCCCTCGCGCGCGAGCTCCAGGACAGCGGCCCCAAACGCGGCGGGGACGGCCTTCGCGGATTCTTCAAGAAACTCTTTTGACGGAGAACTTCCATGGCTGAAGTCCCCTTCCTGCCCAGCCCCGAACACCTGCCCGGCGCCAACATCAAGGTGGTGGGCGTGGGCGGCGCGGGCTGCAACGCCATCAACCGCATGCTCCAGAGCGGCATCGTCGGCGTGCAGTTCATCGCCATGAACACCGACCGGCAGAGCCTCGCCCAGAGCAAGGCCCACGTGCAGATGCCGCTGGGGCCCACCAGCTCCCGCGGCGGCCTGGGCGCCGGGGGCAACCCGGACCGCGGCGCGGTGGCGGCGGAAGAAAGCCGTGAAGAAATCCTCGCGGCGCTCTCCGGCGCGGACATGGTGTTCATCACCGCGGGCATGGGCGGCGGCACCGGCACCGGCGCCGCCCCGCTCATCGCCGCCTACGCGCGGGAACAGGGCGCGCTCACGGTTTCGGTGGTGCTCACGCCCTTCGCGTGGGAAGGCCCCCGCAAAGCGGAAAAGGCCTTGAACGGCCTGGCGAACCTGCGGGACACCTCAGATACGGTGATCGTCGTCTCCAATGAAAAGCTCATGAGCGTGTGCGAGCGCGGCACCAAGATGACCGACGCCTACCAGATGGCCGACGGCGTCCTGATCCAGGGCGTGCGCGGCATCGCGGACCTCATCCTGCGGCCGGGCCTCGTGAACCTGGATTTCGCGGACGTGGAATCGGTGCTCAAGGACGGCGGCGAAGCCTTCATCGGCACGGGCATGGGCCGTGGCGAGGAAGCCGTCATGGACGCTTTGCTGAAAGCCCTCGCGAGCCCCCTGCTGGACCGCGCCGCCGACGGCTTCGCCACCAACGTGATCGTGTCCGTCATGGCCCACCCGGACCAGGTGGGCTTCAGCGAATTCAGCACCGCCATGAACTACCTGCACGAACGCTTCGAGGGCCGCGCGGAGATCAAGCCCGGCCAGGTGCTGGCGCCGGAGATGGAGGACCGCGTCGTCGTCACGGTGCTGGCTTCGGGTTTCGAATCGGCCACGTCATCCACCAGCCTGAGCCTCTACCAGCGCACCGTGGCGCCGTCCATGGACAATGCTCCCCACAACACGCCCAGCGGCCGCGTCTACGGCGAAGTGCCGCCGGAGGCCCATCCCGGCCATCCGTCCAGCGGCCCGCTGCCTTCCGCCACGCCCACGCGCCTGATGCCCCAGGGCCCAACCCCCAGCGGCGAAATGGCCACCCAAGCCGAAGACCTGCACGTGCCGGCGATCATCAGGCTGAGCCAGGGAAGATTGCCGATCGAATAAAAGTGGCGGAAAGACTGGATTAATTGCTCAGTACGCCGCCCCGCGATCCACTCGCCGCGCCAGCTCGCTTGCATAGCTGCGGCCGAGCATGTCGGCATTCGCCTGGATCCATTCGCTCAGTCGGGTTTTGCCCGCAGGCGGCGACGGGGTGTACAGCAAGTCGGCCATCAGCCCTTCAATCTCTTCTTGCGTGATGGTCACGTCCCTGGCCAGCCAGCCGAGCGCCTGTCCGGCCAGCAGGCCCAGGCGCGGCGGCACGCTGAACACCGGGCAGCGCACATCGAGCAAACGGGCGATGGTCCGCACCAGTTCGCGGTAGGTGTAGGTCTCCGGTCCAATGGCGTCAATCACCTCATCCTCGCGCCCCGCGCCGCAGCGCACGGCCAGGTCCGCCAAGTCTTCGACGTAGATCGGCTGCAGGCGGTACCGCCCGTCGCCGAACACGCCGAACACCGGCAGGCGGCGCACCGCCCAGGCGATGTTGTTGATGAGGATGTCCTCCTTGCCGAAGATCACCGCCGGCCGCAGGATGGCGTAGGAAATCCCGCTTTCCGTCAATGCCCTTTCAAGCATCGCTTTGCCGCGGAAATACTCGAGCGGGGAGCTTTCGGAGGGGTTGGTGATGCTGACGTGGACGATGCGCCGCACCCCGGCCTGTTGGGCGGCTTTGAACAGCGCCAGAGTGTTCCGCACGGCCTCCTGGTGGCGGAACAGCTTGTGGTTGAAGCGCACCCAGTACGTGTTGTAGAGCACTTCGACCTTTTCCAGGGACCGCGCCAGCGCCGCCGGGTCTTCAAAGTTGAAGGGGACCGCGCGCACCTGCCCGCCGAATGGGTTTGGGCGCTGCCCCGAGTCGGTCAACGTGATCACCTGCTGGCCTTGGGCCAGCAGGCGGCTGGCGATGTATTTTCCGGAGTAGCCATACGCACCGGTGACGGCTTGAATCGTCTTGTCTGGCATCTCATTTCTCCTTGTCGCTGGTGCCGGGGCCGACTGCGGCGCCGCCCATCAGTTTCCGGAGCGCGCCGATGCGCAGGCTGTCGAAGGCCATCACCATCGCCACCAGCTGGTCCAGCGCCCGGAAGAAGGTTTGCATCGCATTCATTCGCTGGCGGTAAAATCCGGCCAACTCCATCTCTTCGCTAGAGAAGCCTTTGACGGCCTTGGGATCGAGCAGGGCCAAGCTGTCATCCACACTGCGCAGGGCCCGGTCGAATTCGCTCTTTTCGCGCTCCCGCAGGATGCCCTTGATCACCTTCCAGAAATCCGTTTCGGCAGTGTAGTAATCCTTGCGTTCGCCGATGCGCGCGATCTTGTGCACCATGCCCAGGCGCTCCAGGTGGCGCACGTTGGTGCTGACGGCGCCCTTGGTGACGTTGGCCTGCACCACCAGCTCATCCAGGGAGATCGCCTGGGACGAGAGGTATATGGCGCCGTAAATGGCGCCCATCGCCTTGGGAAAGCCCCAGAAGTGGCTGATCCGGGCCATGCCCAGGATGAAGTTGTCGCGGGATTGTTGGAGGGGAGTAGGGGTCATTATTTTCTTTCCGTACACTACATTTAGTTTCTACTAAATGTAGTGTACGTTTCGAACTATAATTGTCAAGATGCAGCGGAGACCCAGGATCCGTTTTTTTTCGCCTCTTGTTTTTCGTTTTTTATTCGCCATACTTGATACCCCCTGGAGGTATCCGTGCTGGCGATGTGGGTTCCCGAACTGCCGTTCCAACTGGCCTGCGCGCGGGATGCGGGCCTGCGGGACCGCCCCCTGGCCTTTTTGAATCCCGAAAGCCCGCGGAGCCCGGCGGTCTGGTTCGCCAACCGCCGGGCCCGGGCGGAGGGCCTGGCGGCCGGCGATCCCCTGGATCTCGCCCTGCGCCGCCTGCCCCAGTTGCGGGTGCTGGATGCCCAGCCCCAGACCTGGTGGGAGGCCCAGGCTTTCCTGGGG includes the following:
- the murB gene encoding UDP-N-acetylmuramate dehydrogenase, with the protein product MSRALPDELLKLPHRTDVPFPRLTTLGVGGLCRWLFEPTTEGEAQTFVRACARENIPYRVLGGGSNLVVLGDIGMPVLRLRFPAELKREGLKLTAPASFGHIRMAQGAAQEGLSGMEYASGIPGTTGGALRMNAGAYGRELVDILDTFRFLTPEGELVEKRPDPGEFRYRWSFLSGGHVGLAYTVKLAEGDRDRIQAQVLENMGKRGSSQPLTKRNAGCIFKNPSGASAGRLIDQAGLKGFRIGDAEVSPEHANFLINHGHATAAEFAELMDVVRSKVKELHGIELEPEVEIWRDV
- a CDS encoding FtsQ-type POTRA domain-containing protein; the encoded protein is MAYPNHLHAHRPWLPFAKAGIVLVVVGLVAFGLLEVAQRYFGLQKLTIEQVSVSGCRGDRQARILGIVEPMTLGKPLFWFDADKLRTKVESERWVKGLIIRRDPPDRLSLVIEERKPLLWLVKSSGVFLLSDDGVVLDRINDANSTPIPVIYDPSSQTDENLVKLIRAASELRDKQAGFFGRLTELRWAERGPIAYIEGLSAPLYLSKVDIQKNIPNFQGLFLDQLAKSPNLSKLRYVDLRWDDEIAVGEPQETAPPAQKALP
- the ftsA gene encoding cell division protein FtsA translates to MVQPAVLLGLDLGASKVVSVIAVQDESGALQITGAAQANAEGGIRMGEINDMELTTRAINRAVEESMRAAGQTKLEGLRVSVDGIQFKGENLRDSITISSMDKIITVADRDRVLEQAANGCKLAKEETVLHRIPQMFHIKGQRDIRNPVNMVGETLEAEVRIIVAPGSVLGNINRALQLSGLQGADLLYSPMASAEAVLTREDSENGAVVVDIGDELTHLGVFLRGALFHSAVIPIGGRHFTRDLEITKHLGGISVAERIKRVYGTALPTQVPPEEHIELEDEGRQVSRRELAEVLHARAVELLNMVLAEIGRSGLIHEIHGGVHLVGGGALLPHLPILAQNILGRPRVVLGRVHGLQGLPQVLSNPLYTNALGAVKALARELQDSGPKRGGDGLRGFFKKLF
- the ftsZ gene encoding cell division protein FtsZ, producing MAEVPFLPSPEHLPGANIKVVGVGGAGCNAINRMLQSGIVGVQFIAMNTDRQSLAQSKAHVQMPLGPTSSRGGLGAGGNPDRGAVAAEESREEILAALSGADMVFITAGMGGGTGTGAAPLIAAYAREQGALTVSVVLTPFAWEGPRKAEKALNGLANLRDTSDTVIVVSNEKLMSVCERGTKMTDAYQMADGVLIQGVRGIADLILRPGLVNLDFADVESVLKDGGEAFIGTGMGRGEEAVMDALLKALASPLLDRAADGFATNVIVSVMAHPDQVGFSEFSTAMNYLHERFEGRAEIKPGQVLAPEMEDRVVVTVLASGFESATSSTSLSLYQRTVAPSMDNAPHNTPSGRVYGEVPPEAHPGHPSSGPLPSATPTRLMPQGPTPSGEMATQAEDLHVPAIIRLSQGRLPIE
- a CDS encoding NAD(P)H-binding protein; amino-acid sequence: MPDKTIQAVTGAYGYSGKYIASRLLAQGQQVITLTDSGQRPNPFGGQVRAVPFNFEDPAALARSLEKVEVLYNTYWVRFNHKLFRHQEAVRNTLALFKAAQQAGVRRIVHVSITNPSESSPLEYFRGKAMLERALTESGISYAILRPAVIFGKEDILINNIAWAVRRLPVFGVFGDGRYRLQPIYVEDLADLAVRCGAGREDEVIDAIGPETYTYRELVRTIARLLDVRCPVFSVPPRLGLLAGQALGWLARDVTITQEEIEGLMADLLYTPSPPAGKTRLSEWIQANADMLGRSYASELARRVDRGAAY